The following are encoded together in the Lathyrus oleraceus cultivar Zhongwan6 chromosome 3, CAAS_Psat_ZW6_1.0, whole genome shotgun sequence genome:
- the LOC127130913 gene encoding uncharacterized protein LOC127130913 — MSSINVEARSVLQATVQPQPITPDLPKPSHPDLPHPDLPHPDLQKPSHPDLPKPSVEDLPKPSHPDLPKPSVEDLPIIPSLPKESLPPLQTSIPSFSVSPVSSPAPAPTPTQILSTPE, encoded by the coding sequence ATGTCAAGCATTAACGTTGAAGCGCGTAGTGTTCTTCAAGCAACCGTACAACCACAACCTATCACTCCAGATTTACCAAAACCATCTCATCCAGATTTACCTCATCCAGATTTACCTCATCCAGATTTACAAAAACCATCTCATCCAGATTTACCAAAACCATCTGTTGAAGATTTACCAAAACCATCTCATCCAGATTTACCAAAACCATCTGTTGAAGATTTACCTATAATTCCATCATTGCCTAAAGAAAGTCTTCCACCATTGCAGACTTCCATTCCATCTTTCAGCGTTTCACCAGTGTCATCACCAGCTCCCGCTCCAACTCCCACTCAAATTCTCAGCACTCCCGAATAA